A single region of the Polyodon spathula isolate WHYD16114869_AA chromosome 40, ASM1765450v1, whole genome shotgun sequence genome encodes:
- the LOC121304950 gene encoding LOW QUALITY PROTEIN: potassium channel subfamily K member 6-like (The sequence of the model RefSeq protein was modified relative to this genomic sequence to represent the inferred CDS: deleted 2 bases in 1 codon) has protein sequence MSSNSRSGILVFLFFVFYLTYLFLGAAIFSSIERPEEIRLRGELRILKANFLNRSCVDSSSLETFLEHVLTASKYGVSVLNNASVNTNWDFASSLFFASTLLTTVGYGQTTPLSDGGKAFSIAFALLGVPFTMLVLTASLQRLMHLFTYWPMRVCQLRAGWSSRTASKVHFVLLLVAVVVCFFVVPAAIFSTIEHTWTFLDSFYFCFISLCTIGLGDYVPGEQHGQALRPLYKIAVMVYLFVGLMAMLLVLRSFHKACDIHGLTSLFHLPKCEEEEEEEEEDQVQIIDSQESSEPDQEVAHKQLIAGIQPSYNSINQ, from the exons atgtcTTCAAATTCTAGGTCTGGCATtctggtgtttctttttttcgtGTTTTATCTCACCTACCTCTTTCTGGGGGCTGCTATATTCTCCAGCATCGAAAGACCGGAGGAAATTCGACTGAGAGGCGAGCTGAGAATTTTGAAAGCAAACTTTCTGAACCGCAGCTGTGTAGATTCCTCCTCGCTCGAAACTTTTTTGGAACATGTTCTGACTGCCAGTAAGTACGGCGTGTCTGTTCTCAACAACGCCTCGGTAAACACGAACTGGGACTTCGCCTCTTCTCTCTTCTTCGCAAGCACTTTGCTAACAACTGTAG gCTATGGTCAGACCACTCCCCTGTCGGACGGCGGGAAAGCCTTCTCTATAGCCTTTGCCCTGCTGGGAGTTCCCTTCACCATGCTGGTGCTGACGGCCAGTCTGCAGCGGCTTATGCACCTCTTCACCTACTGGCCCATGAGGGTGTGCCAGCTGAGGGCCGGCTGGTCCAGCAGGACGGCCAGCAAGGTCCACTTCGTGCTGCTGCTCGTGGCGGTGGTGGTCTGTTTCTTCGTGGTGCCGGCCGCCATCTTCAGCACCATCGAGCACACGTGGACCTTCTTGGACTCCTTCTACTTCTGCTTCATCTCACTCTGCACCATCGGCCTGGGAGACTATGTGCCAGGGGAGCAACATGGACAGGCACTGCGTCCGCTCTACAAGATCGCTGTCATGG TGTATCTGTTTGTGGGGCTGATGGCGATGCTTCTGGTCCTGCGCTCCTTCCACAAAGCGTGCGATATCCACGGACTCACCAGCCTCTTCCATCTGCCCAAgtgcgaggaggaggaggaggaggag gaggaggaccAGGTTCAGATCATCGACTCCCAGGAATCAAGCGAGCCAGACCAGGAAGTGGCTCACAAGCAGCTGATAGCAGGCATCCAGCCCTCTTACAACTCCATCAACCAATAA